One genomic segment of Triticum dicoccoides isolate Atlit2015 ecotype Zavitan unplaced genomic scaffold, WEW_v2.0 scaffold135885, whole genome shotgun sequence includes these proteins:
- the LOC119343647 gene encoding low molecular mass early light-inducible protein HV90, chloroplastic-like: MATVMAMGSFAGAAVLPRGSAGRFGARSLPALGRRTLIVRAQTNKPKTSTSIWNALAFSGPAPERINGRLAMVGFVTALAVEAGRGDGLLSQLGSGTGQAWFAYCVAVLSVASLVPLLQGESAEGRAGAIMNANAELWNGRFAMLGLVALAATEIITGAPFINV, from the coding sequence ATGGCGACTGTGATGGCCATGGGCTCCTTCGCCGGTGCCGCCGTCCTGCCGCGGGGCTCGGCTGGCCGCTTCGGCGCCCGGTCTCTGCCAGCGCTGGGCCGACGCACCCTCATCGTCAGGGCACAGACAAACAAACCCAAGACGAGCACCTCAATCTGGAACGCGCTGGCGTTCAGCGGCCCTGCGCCGGAGCGAATCAACGGGCGCCTTGCCATGGTAGGCTTCGTGACGGCGCTTGCGGTGGAGGCAGGGCGCGGCGACGGGCTCCTCTCGCAGCTCGGCAGTGGCACCGGGCAGGCGTGGTTCGCCTACTGTGTGGCGGTGCTGTCCGTGGCGTCACTGGTGCCGTTGCTCCAGGGCGAGAGCGCCGAGGGCAGAGCCGGCGCCATCATGAACGCCAACGCGGAGCTCTGGAACGGCCGCTTCGCCATGCTCGGCCTCGTCGCGCTCGCCGCCACCGAGATCATCACCGGCGCGCCTTTTATCAACGTGTAA